In the genome of Segatella copri, one region contains:
- a CDS encoding AAA family ATPase, translated as MQKYADYIKQIEIESLWSGTKHILWNLDRRVNILSGVNGVGKSTILNKVVKGLAAGGEFPSHMIKGVHLKVEPEEAKWIRYDVIRSVDRPLMNAEMINKIDLTLVTELDWQLFQLQRKYLDYQVNIGNRIIAVLQSGEPDAAFKAQQLSEPKRMFQNMIDDLFKDTGKTIIRTANEIRFNQMGEQLLPYQLSAGEKQILAILLTVLVEDNQSYILFMDEPEISLHLEWQKQLIGLVLKLNPNIQIVMTTHSPAVVMDGWMDHVTEVDDITIK; from the coding sequence TTGGAACCTCGATCGCCGTGTCAATATCCTGAGTGGTGTAAACGGCGTGGGCAAGAGTACTATATTAAATAAGGTGGTAAAGGGCCTGGCAGCTGGCGGCGAATTCCCTAGTCACATGATCAAGGGCGTACACCTGAAGGTGGAGCCGGAGGAGGCAAAGTGGATTCGCTACGATGTAATCCGATCGGTGGATAGACCGCTGATGAATGCCGAGATGATCAACAAGATAGACCTTACCCTGGTTACCGAACTCGACTGGCAGCTCTTCCAGCTGCAGCGCAAGTATCTGGATTACCAGGTGAACATCGGCAACCGCATCATCGCCGTATTGCAGAGTGGCGAACCGGATGCAGCCTTCAAGGCTCAGCAGCTGAGCGAACCGAAGAGGATGTTCCAGAATATGATAGATGATCTTTTCAAGGATACCGGAAAGACCATCATCCGAACAGCCAATGAAATCCGATTCAACCAGATGGGCGAGCAGCTTCTGCCTTATCAGCTTTCGGCTGGCGAAAAGCAGATTCTTGCCATCCTGCTCACCGTGCTGGTGGAGGACAACCAGTCTTATATCCTCTTTATGGATGAACCGGAAATCAGTCTTCACCTGGAGTGGCAGAAGCAGCTCATCGGTCTGGTGCTGAAACTGAATCCGAACATCCAGATTGTCATGACCACCCATAGTCCTGCCGTGGTCATGGATGGCTGGATGGACCATGTAACGGAGGTGGATGATATTACTATCAAGTAA
- a CDS encoding DUF4435 domain-containing protein yields the protein MAKRLTDNINSLYFEAANKMTSKKARRKIVAYVESYDDVFFWRSVLGKYEDDTRYFEIMLPTRDNHLDRGKKAAIGNMLKGVGKDMIACVDADYDYLRQGTTEASQQMLESPYIFHTYAYAIENFQCYAKGLHETCVMVTLNDTHIFDFERFLEAYSRTIWPLFVWHLLFYIRHRKMSMHFDMAEFDKVIVLPSVRIQEPQQAINYLAKKVRAKLFQLERRFKKFKDELPDMIQYLNALGVNEHNAYLYIQGHHLFDLVVSPLVQSVCDTLRNVRENEIRDRAVHSEQARTEMACYENSLGKVKMMMKKNTFYQFSPEFQKIQRDVERFLER from the coding sequence ATGGCTAAACGTTTAACCGATAACATCAACTCGCTTTACTTCGAGGCCGCCAACAAGATGACTTCGAAGAAGGCTCGGCGCAAGATTGTGGCTTACGTCGAGAGCTACGATGATGTCTTCTTCTGGCGGTCGGTGCTGGGAAAGTATGAGGATGACACGCGTTATTTTGAGATTATGTTGCCTACCCGCGATAATCATCTCGACCGTGGCAAGAAGGCGGCTATCGGAAATATGCTCAAGGGGGTGGGCAAGGATATGATAGCCTGTGTGGATGCCGACTATGATTATCTGCGCCAGGGTACCACCGAGGCTTCCCAGCAGATGCTGGAGAGTCCCTATATCTTCCATACCTACGCTTATGCCATCGAGAATTTCCAGTGTTACGCCAAGGGTTTGCATGAAACCTGCGTGATGGTGACGCTGAACGATACCCATATCTTCGATTTCGAAAGATTTCTGGAGGCGTATTCCCGTACAATATGGCCTCTTTTCGTGTGGCATCTTCTCTTCTATATCCGTCATCGCAAGATGTCGATGCATTTTGACATGGCTGAGTTCGACAAGGTCATCGTATTGCCATCGGTAAGAATCCAGGAACCTCAGCAGGCCATCAATTATCTCGCCAAGAAGGTAAGAGCGAAGCTTTTCCAGCTGGAGCGCCGCTTCAAGAAGTTCAAGGATGAGCTTCCGGATATGATTCAGTATCTGAATGCCTTGGGGGTGAACGAACATAATGCCTATCTGTATATACAGGGTCATCATCTTTTCGACCTGGTGGTGAGTCCGCTGGTTCAGAGTGTCTGCGATACCCTGCGCAATGTAAGGGAGAATGAAATCCGTGACAGGGCGGTTCATTCCGAGCAGGCACGCACCGAGATGGCATGCTATGAGAACAGTCTGGGCAAGGTGAAAATGATGATGAAGAAGAACACCTTTTACCAGTTCTCTCCGGAATTCCAGAAGATTCAGAGGGACGTGGAAAGATTTTTAGAAAGGTAA
- a CDS encoding type I phosphomannose isomerase catalytic subunit codes for MKPLKFEPLLKSTIWGGNKIIAFKHLDMKQEKVGESWEISGVPGNESIVADGEMKGKKLNEVVAELKDSLLGTENYKRFGNEFPLLIKFIDANTDLSIQVHPNDEIAKKQGKERGKTEMWYALPSEPDAKLYNGLKMQITPEQYKEMVENDTITDALAQYNVKEDDCFFIPAGRIHAIGTGCFVAEIQQTSDVTYRIYDFKRKDKDGNYRQLHTKEASECIDYTVLADYRQNYTPAKNQGVSMVQCPYFTTAVYDLDEPMTLDYSELDSFVILIGLKGEAKITDNEGNEITLQGGESIVVPASTQTLKVEGTLKFLETYV; via the coding sequence ATGAAACCATTAAAATTTGAACCACTATTGAAGTCCACTATTTGGGGTGGCAACAAGATTATCGCTTTCAAGCATCTTGACATGAAGCAAGAGAAAGTAGGTGAGAGCTGGGAAATTTCTGGAGTTCCTGGCAACGAGAGCATCGTAGCTGATGGCGAAATGAAGGGCAAGAAACTCAATGAGGTTGTTGCCGAGTTGAAGGACAGTTTACTTGGAACCGAAAACTACAAGCGTTTTGGCAATGAGTTCCCGCTGCTCATCAAGTTTATCGACGCCAACACCGACCTTTCTATCCAGGTGCATCCTAACGATGAGATTGCCAAGAAGCAGGGTAAGGAGCGCGGCAAGACCGAGATGTGGTATGCGCTGCCAAGCGAGCCGGATGCCAAGCTCTACAACGGCTTGAAGATGCAGATTACTCCTGAGCAGTATAAGGAGATGGTGGAGAATGATACCATCACCGATGCCCTGGCTCAGTATAACGTGAAGGAGGACGACTGCTTCTTTATCCCAGCGGGCAGAATCCACGCCATCGGAACAGGCTGTTTCGTTGCCGAGATTCAGCAGACCAGCGATGTTACCTATCGCATCTACGACTTCAAGCGCAAGGACAAGGATGGCAACTATCGCCAGCTCCACACCAAGGAAGCATCTGAGTGCATCGACTACACCGTACTGGCAGACTATCGCCAGAACTACACTCCTGCCAAGAACCAGGGTGTCAGCATGGTGCAGTGCCCTTACTTCACCACAGCCGTTTATGATCTCGATGAGCCAATGACCCTGGATTATTCAGAGTTGGACAGCTTCGTGATTCTGATTGGCTTGAAGGGTGAGGCTAAGATTACCGACAACGAGGGTAACGAGATTACCCTGCAGGGCGGCGAGAGCATCGTAGTGCCAGCCAGCACCCAGACGCTGAAGGTAGAAGGAACCTTGAAGTTCCTGGAGACATACGTATAA
- a CDS encoding TrkH family potassium uptake protein, translated as MINSKLIYKILGQLLFIEAFLLFISLLVAYYYQQEDVFAFVISTLATIGGGLILKWRGHGADNSMSRRDAYLVVSLSWIIFSLFGTLPFMISGYISNFTDAYFETMSGFTTTGATILDDVECFPHGLLFWRSLTQWIGGLGIVFFTIALLPSLVGGQTKVFAAEATGPIKTKLHPRLSTSAKWIWSIYLVLTIACIVSYYVAGMNLFDSFNYAMTTTATGGFSTHNSSTSFFHSPALEYICTFFCFLSGVNFTLLYAAVIKFKIKDLFKNSEFKFYMLLVTAFTAFIMVELMVMRNYDVEHAFRSAVFQVVSFITTTGLFNDDAALWPHVTWVVLAACMFFGACSGSTSGGLKCIRGVMLVRMVKNEFRQILHPNAVLPLKIDGVNVPMQKRVTLLAFLTTYLIICLVISFTMIAMGIDNTNAITITLSCVGNVGPTLGTEIGPTMSWSELPDVAKWFCSLMMLIGRLEIFSVLVIFTPAFWREN; from the coding sequence ATGATAAATAGCAAACTGATATATAAGATATTGGGGCAACTGCTTTTCATAGAGGCTTTCCTGCTCTTTATCTCTCTGCTGGTAGCCTATTACTACCAGCAGGAAGATGTCTTCGCCTTCGTGATATCAACACTCGCTACCATCGGAGGCGGACTCATTCTGAAATGGAGGGGCCATGGAGCCGACAACTCGATGTCGCGACGCGATGCCTATCTCGTGGTGTCGCTATCCTGGATTATCTTCAGTCTCTTCGGAACCCTGCCCTTCATGATAAGCGGCTACATCAGCAACTTTACGGATGCCTACTTCGAGACGATGTCGGGATTCACCACCACGGGAGCCACCATCCTGGATGATGTGGAATGCTTCCCTCACGGATTGCTCTTCTGGCGATCGCTCACCCAGTGGATAGGCGGTTTGGGTATCGTGTTCTTCACCATCGCCCTGCTGCCATCGCTCGTAGGCGGACAGACCAAGGTGTTTGCCGCCGAGGCTACGGGTCCTATCAAGACCAAGCTGCATCCCCGACTCTCCACTTCGGCAAAATGGATATGGAGTATCTATCTGGTGCTCACCATCGCCTGCATTGTATCCTATTATGTGGCAGGAATGAATCTCTTCGACAGTTTCAACTATGCGATGACCACTACAGCTACGGGTGGTTTCTCTACCCACAACAGCAGTACATCGTTCTTCCATTCTCCGGCGCTGGAATACATCTGCACCTTCTTCTGCTTCCTCTCGGGAGTGAACTTCACCCTGCTTTATGCGGCAGTTATCAAGTTTAAGATCAAGGACCTGTTCAAGAACTCGGAGTTCAAGTTTTATATGCTCCTCGTCACCGCCTTTACGGCTTTCATTATGGTAGAGCTGATGGTGATGCGCAACTACGATGTGGAGCATGCCTTCCGCAGTGCCGTCTTCCAGGTGGTATCATTTATCACCACCACGGGATTGTTTAACGACGATGCAGCCCTCTGGCCTCATGTTACCTGGGTGGTATTGGCAGCCTGCATGTTCTTCGGAGCCTGCTCGGGCAGTACGAGTGGAGGTTTGAAGTGTATCCGTGGCGTGATGCTGGTGAGAATGGTGAAGAATGAGTTCCGACAGATTCTGCACCCTAACGCCGTGCTGCCGCTGAAGATTGATGGTGTCAACGTGCCGATGCAGAAGCGGGTAACGCTGCTCGCCTTCCTCACCACGTATCTCATCATCTGCCTGGTCATCTCCTTCACGATGATAGCCATGGGCATCGACAACACCAATGCCATCACCATCACCCTGAGCTGTGTGGGCAATGTGGGACCTACCTTGGGTACAGAGATAGGACCTACGATGTCGTGGAGCGAACTGCCTGATGTGGCAAAATGGTTCTGCTCGCTGATGATGCTCATCGGACGTCTGGAGATATTCAGCGTACTGGTGATCTTCACCCCTGCCTTCTGGAGGGAGAACTAG
- the trkA gene encoding Trk system potassium transporter TrkA has product MKIIIAGAHAIGTHLARLLSRSREEITLIDESEERLASIGSDCDLLTMLGKPTSLSTLRDAGVADADLFIAVTPIESMNITASILAKNLGAKRTVARVDNPEYMEPQAQEFFRELGISKLIYPEMLAAVDINNGLKMSWVRQRWDVHDGALVMLGIKLREGCEILNEPLKNISGPNDPYHVVAIKRGSDTIIPGGNDELKLYDLAYFMTTRNYIPYIRKIVGKEHYVDVKNVMIMGGGRTAVRAVKKMPEYMECKIIEMSEERCEYLNDILDDTHTLIIHGDGRDIPLLTEEGIRSTQAFVALTGNAETNILACLTAKRMGVRKTVAAVENVDYVSMAESLDIGTIINKKMIAASYIYQMMLDADVMNVRFLMSANADVAEFIAKEGSKVTQKPVKDLGMPIGVTIGGLVRNGEGMLVSGNTQIEPGDSVMVFCHNINMKKIEKYFI; this is encoded by the coding sequence ATGAAAATAATCATAGCTGGCGCTCACGCCATCGGAACCCACCTGGCACGACTTCTGTCGCGCAGCAGGGAAGAGATTACGCTCATCGATGAAAGCGAGGAGCGATTGGCCAGCATAGGATCAGACTGCGACCTGCTCACCATGCTGGGCAAGCCTACCAGTCTGAGTACTCTGCGAGATGCCGGAGTTGCCGACGCCGACCTGTTCATCGCCGTCACTCCCATCGAAAGCATGAACATCACGGCAAGCATCCTTGCCAAGAACCTGGGAGCCAAGCGCACCGTGGCACGTGTGGATAACCCCGAGTACATGGAACCGCAGGCACAGGAGTTCTTCAGGGAACTGGGCATCAGCAAACTGATTTACCCGGAAATGCTGGCTGCCGTAGATATCAACAACGGATTAAAGATGAGTTGGGTGCGCCAGCGCTGGGATGTGCACGACGGAGCACTCGTAATGCTCGGCATCAAACTACGTGAGGGCTGCGAGATTCTCAACGAACCGCTCAAGAATATCAGCGGTCCTAACGATCCCTACCATGTGGTAGCCATCAAGCGAGGCAGCGATACCATCATCCCTGGCGGTAACGACGAGCTGAAGCTCTACGACCTCGCCTACTTCATGACCACCCGCAACTACATTCCCTACATCCGCAAGATTGTGGGCAAGGAACACTATGTAGACGTGAAGAACGTGATGATTATGGGTGGCGGCCGCACAGCCGTGAGAGCCGTGAAGAAGATGCCGGAATACATGGAGTGCAAGATTATAGAGATGAGCGAGGAGCGCTGCGAATATCTCAACGATATCCTCGACGATACCCACACCCTCATCATCCATGGCGACGGACGCGACATTCCGTTGCTTACGGAAGAGGGAATCAGAAGCACCCAGGCTTTCGTGGCACTGACCGGAAATGCCGAGACCAACATCCTGGCCTGTCTCACAGCCAAGCGAATGGGTGTGCGCAAAACCGTGGCGGCAGTAGAGAACGTGGATTATGTAAGCATGGCAGAGAGCTTGGATATCGGTACCATCATCAACAAGAAGATGATTGCCGCCAGCTACATCTACCAGATGATGCTCGATGCCGACGTGATGAACGTGCGCTTCCTGATGAGCGCCAACGCCGATGTGGCTGAGTTCATCGCCAAGGAGGGTTCAAAGGTAACCCAAAAACCGGTGAAAGACCTGGGTATGCCTATCGGCGTAACCATCGGTGGACTGGTAAGAAACGGTGAAGGAATGCTCGTTTCGGGTAATACCCAGATAGAACCGGGCGACTCGGTGATGGTGTTCTGCCACAACATCAACATGAAGAAGATAGAGAAGTATTTTATATGA
- the dxs gene encoding 1-deoxy-D-xylulose-5-phosphate synthase has product MDKSKFSLLSNIKYPEDLRKLSIDQLPQVCKELREDIIDEVSVNPGHFASSLGVVEITVALHYVYNTPNDRIVWDVGHQAYGHKILTGRREVFCTNRKLHGIRPFPTPLESEYDTFACGHASNSISAALGMAVAARKLGQSDRSVVAVIGDGAMSGGLAFEGLNNVSSTPNDMLIILNDNDMSIDRAVGGMEKYLLNLDTNETYNKLRFKASQWLHSKGYLNDNRKKGIIRLNNALKSALSHQQNIFEGMNIRYFGPFDGHDVKEVVRVLQQLKKMKGPKLLHLHTTKGKGYEPAEKSATIWHAPGKFDPETGERLIADTSNKPPKYQDVFGNTLLELAQQNPKIVGVTPAMPTGCSMNIMMKAMPDRTFDVGIAEGHAVTFSGGMAKDGLIPFCNIYSSFAQRAYDNIIHDMALLNLPVVLCLDRAGLVGEDGPTHHGAFDMAALRPIPHLTIASPMNEHELRNLMYSAQLPNQGSYVIRYPRGNGVLVDWKNPMEEIKTGTGRKLKDGDDIAVITIGPIGNDAANVIAELEAEGKEQCEASDEGKEQCEGKPLSIAHYDLRFLKPLDNSLLEEVGKKFKHIVTIEDGVRNGGMGSAVLEWMSDHGYQPTITRMGLPDDFVEHGTVNQLREIVHLDNNSIKETLKAVSRS; this is encoded by the coding sequence ATGGACAAAAGCAAGTTTAGTCTATTAAGTAACATCAAATACCCTGAGGATTTGCGCAAACTGAGCATCGACCAGTTGCCACAAGTATGCAAAGAATTAAGAGAAGACATCATCGACGAGGTTTCCGTCAACCCTGGTCATTTTGCCTCCTCTCTTGGCGTGGTTGAAATCACAGTGGCACTCCACTACGTATATAACACCCCGAACGACCGAATCGTTTGGGATGTGGGCCATCAGGCATACGGACATAAGATACTGACAGGAAGACGTGAGGTGTTCTGTACCAACAGAAAGCTTCACGGCATCCGTCCGTTCCCTACTCCACTGGAGAGTGAATACGACACCTTTGCCTGCGGACATGCCAGCAACTCAATTTCTGCGGCACTCGGCATGGCTGTGGCGGCACGCAAACTAGGACAGTCTGATCGCAGCGTGGTGGCTGTAATCGGCGATGGCGCCATGAGTGGCGGCCTGGCCTTCGAGGGCTTGAACAATGTATCAAGCACTCCTAACGACATGCTCATCATCCTCAACGACAACGATATGAGTATCGACCGTGCCGTGGGAGGCATGGAGAAGTATCTTCTGAACCTCGACACCAATGAAACTTACAACAAGCTTCGTTTCAAGGCTTCGCAGTGGCTCCACTCCAAGGGCTATCTCAACGACAACCGCAAGAAGGGCATCATCCGCCTGAACAATGCGCTGAAATCGGCATTGAGCCATCAGCAGAACATCTTCGAGGGAATGAACATCCGATACTTCGGTCCGTTCGACGGTCATGACGTCAAGGAAGTGGTACGAGTGCTGCAACAGCTCAAGAAGATGAAGGGTCCGAAGCTGCTCCACCTGCATACCACCAAGGGCAAGGGTTACGAACCAGCCGAGAAGAGTGCTACCATCTGGCATGCACCGGGCAAATTCGACCCGGAAACTGGTGAGCGCCTCATCGCAGACACCAGCAACAAACCGCCTAAATACCAGGATGTTTTCGGCAACACGCTTCTGGAACTCGCCCAGCAGAACCCGAAGATAGTAGGTGTGACACCAGCCATGCCTACAGGATGCTCCATGAACATCATGATGAAGGCGATGCCCGACCGTACCTTCGACGTAGGTATCGCCGAGGGACATGCCGTCACCTTCTCGGGAGGTATGGCGAAAGACGGTCTCATTCCGTTCTGCAACATCTACAGTTCGTTTGCACAGCGTGCCTACGATAACATCATCCATGATATGGCACTGCTCAATCTGCCGGTGGTACTCTGTCTGGACCGTGCCGGACTGGTGGGAGAAGATGGTCCTACCCATCATGGAGCTTTCGACATGGCAGCCCTGCGCCCTATCCCTCACCTCACCATCGCTTCGCCGATGAACGAGCATGAGCTGCGCAACCTGATGTATTCGGCACAGTTGCCTAACCAGGGCAGCTACGTAATCCGCTATCCTCGCGGCAACGGCGTGCTGGTGGACTGGAAGAACCCGATGGAGGAAATCAAGACGGGTACCGGAAGAAAACTGAAGGATGGCGACGACATCGCCGTGATTACCATCGGTCCTATCGGAAACGATGCTGCCAATGTCATCGCCGAACTGGAGGCGGAAGGCAAGGAGCAGTGCGAAGCCAGCGATGAAGGCAAGGAACAATGCGAAGGCAAGCCTCTGAGCATCGCCCACTACGACCTGCGATTCCTGAAGCCGCTCGACAATAGCCTCCTCGAAGAGGTGGGCAAGAAGTTCAAGCACATCGTCACCATAGAGGATGGAGTAAGAAACGGAGGCATGGGATCTGCCGTTCTGGAATGGATGAGCGACCATGGTTACCAGCCAACCATCACAAGAATGGGACTGCCAGACGACTTTGTGGAGCATGGCACCGTGAACCAGCTCAGAGAAATCGTGCATCTTGACAACAACAGCATCAAAGAAACCCTGAAGGCTGTAAGCAGAAGCTAG
- a CDS encoding aminopeptidase C, whose translation MKKNLLFAGALMMASLSMMAQTKVGGISESMIQQMAKSQNGGAANKALFNAIAANNIDDLVKNHANEAPVDTHFSIETPAQSIHNQKSSGRCWMFSGFNVLRSNFALNDKQGRVVEYSQDYLFFYDQLEKANLMLQGVIDLGKKSIEAPQVQFFFKNPLNDGGTFCGVADLASKYGLVPMSAQPETFSSNNTAKMSRLISSKLREYGLELRKMVSQGKKPAAIQARKGEMLAQVYHMLSLTLGEPVKEFTYAFRDKDGKQIGEAKKYTPKSFYEETVGKDLNGTFLMVMNDPRRPYHKTYEVEYDRHTYDGHNWKYLNLPMEEIAQLAIASLKDGHKMYSSYDVGKQLDRKRGYLALDNFDYASLFNTSFPMNKADRIATFESGSTHAMTLSAVDLDANGKPVKWKVENSWGADNGFSGCFIMTNDWFNEYMFRLVVNKKYASEKLLKEFDQKPTMLTPDDPLFQLED comes from the coding sequence ATGAAAAAGAACCTATTATTTGCGGGAGCCTTGATGATGGCTTCCTTATCTATGATGGCGCAGACCAAGGTTGGCGGCATCAGTGAATCTATGATTCAGCAGATGGCAAAGAGCCAGAATGGCGGTGCTGCCAACAAGGCACTCTTCAATGCCATCGCTGCTAACAACATCGATGACCTGGTAAAGAACCATGCCAACGAGGCTCCTGTTGATACTCATTTCAGCATCGAGACACCAGCGCAGAGCATCCACAACCAGAAGAGTTCCGGCCGCTGCTGGATGTTCAGCGGTTTCAATGTGCTCCGTTCTAACTTCGCCCTCAACGACAAGCAGGGCAGAGTGGTGGAGTATTCACAGGATTATCTCTTCTTCTACGACCAGCTGGAGAAGGCTAACCTCATGCTGCAGGGCGTCATCGACCTGGGCAAGAAGAGCATCGAAGCCCCTCAGGTGCAGTTCTTCTTCAAGAACCCGCTCAACGATGGTGGTACCTTCTGCGGTGTTGCCGACCTGGCAAGCAAGTATGGTCTCGTACCAATGAGCGCCCAGCCAGAGACATTCTCTAGCAACAATACAGCCAAGATGAGCCGCCTCATCAGCAGCAAGCTGCGTGAATATGGATTGGAACTTCGCAAAATGGTTTCACAGGGCAAGAAACCAGCTGCTATTCAGGCTCGTAAGGGTGAAATGCTTGCTCAGGTTTATCACATGCTCAGCCTTACCCTGGGTGAGCCAGTGAAGGAGTTCACTTATGCTTTCCGCGACAAGGATGGCAAGCAGATTGGCGAGGCTAAGAAATATACTCCTAAGAGTTTCTATGAGGAGACCGTGGGCAAGGACCTGAACGGCACCTTCCTGATGGTGATGAACGACCCACGTCGTCCATACCACAAGACCTACGAGGTGGAGTACGACCGCCACACTTACGATGGCCACAACTGGAAGTATCTCAATCTTCCTATGGAGGAGATTGCCCAGCTCGCCATTGCCTCTCTGAAAGATGGTCATAAGATGTATTCAAGCTACGATGTGGGCAAGCAGCTCGACAGAAAGCGTGGCTATCTGGCACTCGACAATTTCGACTATGCCAGCCTCTTCAACACATCTTTCCCAATGAACAAGGCCGACCGTATTGCTACTTTCGAGAGCGGTTCTACTCATGCCATGACCCTGAGTGCCGTGGATCTCGATGCTAATGGCAAGCCTGTGAAGTGGAAGGTGGAAAACAGTTGGGGTGCTGACAATGGCTTCAGCGGCTGTTTCATCATGACCAACGATTGGTTCAACGAGTACATGTTCCGCCTGGTAGTGAACAAGAAGTATGCTTCAGAGAAGCTCTTGAAGGAATTCGACCAGAAGCCAACCATGTTGACTCCAGACGATCCATTGTTCCAGTTGGAAGACTAA
- a CDS encoding serine dehydratase subunit alpha family protein, with protein sequence MLEKNKRERIIALVNKEVVPAIGCTEPMAVALCTAQAATTLGKRPERIQVLLSPNMLKNAMGVGIPGTGMIGLPIAVSLGALIGKPEYELEVLKDLTPDSLEKGKQFIKNADINIKLKQGDVDKLYIEVSCYADDAQATAIISGSHTNFVYVERNGDVVFDKRDGAKGDEADDDIQLNFPMVYEFATTAPLDEISFILKTKEYNMKAAEESIKGNYGHCLGKTMDRPLSHGIFGDNIFSHIISRTASACDARMGGAMIPVMSNSGSGNQGICATNPVVVYAMENENTEEEMIRALMLSHLTAIYIKQSLGKLSALCGCVVASTGSSCGITYLMGGDYTRICNSVKNMVANLTGMICDGAKPSCALKISSGVSTALLSSLLSMEGKCVTSAEGIVDDDVDKCIRNLTSIGADAMRTTDDMVLDIMTHK encoded by the coding sequence ATGTTAGAGAAAAATAAGCGTGAGCGCATCATCGCGCTCGTCAACAAGGAAGTAGTGCCTGCCATTGGTTGTACCGAACCGATGGCGGTGGCTCTCTGTACAGCCCAGGCAGCCACCACTCTGGGCAAGCGTCCTGAGCGAATCCAGGTGCTCCTGAGTCCTAACATGCTCAAGAATGCCATGGGTGTAGGTATTCCTGGCACGGGTATGATAGGCTTGCCTATCGCTGTATCGCTCGGTGCCCTCATCGGAAAGCCTGAGTATGAACTCGAGGTGCTCAAGGATTTGACTCCCGACAGCCTGGAGAAGGGTAAGCAATTCATCAAGAATGCCGACATCAACATCAAGCTGAAGCAGGGAGATGTGGATAAACTCTATATCGAGGTGAGTTGCTATGCAGATGATGCACAGGCCACAGCCATCATCTCCGGTTCTCATACCAACTTCGTGTATGTGGAGCGCAATGGCGATGTGGTCTTCGATAAGCGTGATGGAGCGAAGGGTGATGAGGCTGATGATGATATCCAGCTCAATTTCCCGATGGTCTATGAGTTTGCTACCACCGCTCCGCTTGATGAAATCTCTTTCATCCTCAAGACCAAGGAATATAATATGAAGGCTGCCGAGGAGTCGATCAAGGGCAACTATGGTCATTGCCTGGGCAAGACGATGGACCGTCCTTTGAGTCATGGCATCTTTGGCGATAACATCTTCTCGCACATCATCTCCCGCACCGCTTCTGCCTGCGATGCCCGTATGGGTGGCGCCATGATTCCGGTGATGAGCAACAGTGGAAGTGGCAACCAGGGCATCTGTGCCACCAACCCTGTGGTGGTTTATGCCATGGAGAATGAAAATACCGAGGAAGAGATGATTCGTGCCTTGATGCTCAGTCACTTAACGGCTATCTACATCAAGCAGAGCCTGGGCAAGCTTTCAGCACTTTGCGGTTGTGTGGTAGCCAGTACGGGCAGCAGTTGCGGTATCACCTATCTGATGGGTGGCGATTATACCCGCATCTGCAATTCGGTGAAGAACATGGTGGCAAACCTCACCGGTATGATTTGCGATGGTGCCAAGCCAAGCTGTGCCCTGAAGATATCTTCGGGTGTGAGCACCGCCCTTCTTTCCTCCCTTCTTTCGATGGAAGGCAAGTGCGTAACCTCAGCCGAGGGTATCGTGGATGATGATGTGGATAAGTGCATCCGCAACCTCACCTCCATCGGTGCCGATGCAATGAGAACCACCGATGATATGGTGCTCGACATTATGACGCATAAATAA